Proteins co-encoded in one Patescibacteria group bacterium genomic window:
- a CDS encoding membrane protein insertase YidC codes for MSDLFNILLYEPLLKLLVFLYNFSPWNDLGIAIIVLTLIIKAFLLPLSIKSVKAQKSLKEIQPKLEEIKQKHSKDKQKQSQAIMNFYKENKVNPFASCLPILIQLPVLIAVFKVFRTIPDTLNPVSFGILNLAEPNIYIAVITAIFQYWQTKMISNKQPPTNIANKKGAKDESMMASMNKQMKFMMPMITLFIGVSMPSALLLYWLIGIFVSILEQKIIFSHSNV; via the coding sequence ATGTCTGATCTATTCAATATTCTTCTCTATGAACCATTGCTTAAGTTGTTGGTGTTTCTATATAATTTTTCTCCATGGAATGATCTCGGAATAGCAATTATTGTTTTGACATTAATAATTAAGGCATTTCTTTTGCCTCTTTCTATAAAATCAGTTAAAGCACAAAAATCTTTAAAAGAAATACAACCGAAATTAGAAGAAATCAAGCAAAAGCATTCAAAAGACAAGCAAAAGCAGTCTCAGGCAATTATGAATTTTTATAAGGAAAACAAAGTTAATCCTTTTGCTTCTTGTTTACCAATTCTAATTCAACTACCTGTTTTGATTGCTGTTTTTAAGGTTTTTAGAACTATTCCAGATACATTAAATCCAGTTAGTTTCGGTATTTTAAACCTAGCAGAGCCAAATATTTATATTGCTGTAATTACAGCAATATTTCAATATTGGCAAACTAAGATGATATCAAACAAGCAACCTCCTACGAATATAGCTAATAAAAAAGGAGCTAAAGACGAATCAATGATGGCCAGCATGAATAAGCAAATGAAATTTATGATGCCAATGATAACTCTTTTTATCGGTGTTAGCATGCCAAGTGCCTTGTTGTTATATTGGTTAATAGGAATTTTTGTAAGTATTTTAGAGCAAAAAATTATTTTTTCACATTCTAATGTATGA
- the rny gene encoding ribonuclease Y translates to MNYYIFVLIAIVFSFLIGWFLRKQISKKTISSAETRAKNILTKAKVKQQEIFFSAREDSLKFAEKSKKEETKRREELKVLENRLEQRRELFEKKILELDKKQNKISVDLNKIEGAKDKVRELYREAKAKLEKISGLNKQEAKDLLFDSIEKEFKDDLLLRIKKLKQEGGEEIEKQTKQLMVDVMERMDMSHFSERSSSTVLLPSDEMKGRIIGREGRNIKVIEQLTGVEVIVDDTPEAIIISSFNPIRRQLAKLSIEKLILDGRIQPARIESVISQTKKELAKEIKKAGEATVQETGVAGLNAKIIQALGRLKYRTSYGQNVLLHSIEVANLSEMLAIELGANVAIAKKAGLIHDIGKAIDFEIQGTHTELGKDLAEKYNIQEKIITAAMEHHDDHPSTLEGVIVKVADAISSSRPGARRDSYEKYVKRLKELEEIAKVFPGVEKSYAIQAGRELRVFVKSGEIDDLIAGKMAQKISKRIEEELKYPGEIKVTVIRENRITEYAR, encoded by the coding sequence ATGAATTATTATATTTTCGTTTTAATTGCAATTGTTTTTAGCTTTTTAATTGGGTGGTTTTTACGTAAACAAATAAGTAAAAAAACAATATCATCAGCAGAAACAAGAGCAAAAAATATTTTAACCAAAGCAAAGGTAAAACAGCAGGAAATATTTTTTAGTGCTAGAGAAGATTCCTTAAAGTTTGCTGAAAAAAGTAAAAAAGAAGAAACAAAAAGAAGAGAAGAGCTAAAGGTGCTAGAAAATAGATTAGAACAACGTAGAGAACTTTTTGAAAAAAAGATTTTAGAATTAGACAAAAAACAAAATAAAATTTCTGTTGATTTAAACAAAATAGAAGGAGCAAAGGACAAAGTCAGAGAGCTTTACAGAGAAGCAAAAGCTAAATTAGAAAAAATTTCAGGATTAAACAAACAAGAAGCAAAAGATCTTTTATTTGATTCAATAGAAAAAGAGTTCAAAGATGACTTGCTTTTGAGGATTAAAAAATTAAAACAAGAAGGAGGAGAAGAAATTGAAAAACAGACAAAGCAATTAATGGTTGATGTAATGGAACGAATGGATATGTCTCATTTCTCAGAAAGATCATCTTCGACTGTTTTGTTGCCTTCTGACGAGATGAAGGGGCGCATCATAGGAAGAGAAGGAAGAAACATAAAGGTAATAGAACAACTTACAGGAGTGGAGGTGATTGTTGACGATACTCCAGAGGCAATAATTATATCTTCCTTTAATCCAATTAGGAGACAATTAGCAAAGCTCTCTATTGAAAAATTAATTTTAGACGGGAGAATTCAGCCAGCTCGTATTGAAAGTGTAATTTCTCAAACAAAAAAAGAGTTGGCTAAAGAAATAAAAAAAGCAGGGGAAGCAACTGTTCAAGAAACAGGAGTGGCCGGACTTAATGCTAAAATTATTCAAGCTCTTGGTAGGTTAAAATATAGAACAAGCTATGGGCAAAATGTTTTGCTTCACTCTATTGAGGTGGCAAATTTGTCAGAAATGCTAGCCATAGAATTAGGAGCAAATGTTGCCATTGCTAAAAAGGCAGGATTAATTCACGATATTGGCAAGGCAATTGACTTTGAGATTCAGGGAACACACACAGAATTAGGGAAAGATCTAGCAGAAAAATATAACATACAGGAAAAAATAATTACGGCTGCAATGGAGCACCATGATGACCACCCTTCAACTTTAGAGGGGGTGATTGTTAAGGTTGCTGACGCTATATCAAGTTCAAGGCCAGGGGCAAGAAGAGATAGCTATGAAAAGTATGTTAAAAGATTAAAAGAATTAGAAGAAATAGCCAAAGTTTTTCCAGGAGTTGAAAAAAGTTATGCAATTCAAGCAGGTAGAGAGTTAAGGGTTTTTGTAAAGTCAGGAGAAATTGATGATTTAATAGCTGGTAAAATGGCTCAAAAAATTAGTAAAAGAATAGAAGAGGAGTTAAAATATCCAGGAGAAATAAAAGTAACAGTAATTAGAGAAAACAGAATCACAGAATATGCAAGATAA
- the rnpA gene encoding ribonuclease P protein component, producing the protein MLPKVYRLRKNKDFTKVSKEGDKFFLKSFGIKWIKNELEHSRFGVVVSLKVDKKAVIRNKIKRMFRSIIREDLSKIKSGFDFLILTRQGIKDLTYAEVKNNFLNILKKKKLIND; encoded by the coding sequence ATGTTGCCCAAAGTTTATCGTTTAAGGAAAAATAAAGATTTTACAAAGGTTTCAAAAGAAGGTGATAAATTTTTTCTTAAAAGTTTTGGAATTAAATGGATAAAAAACGAATTAGAGCATTCTCGTTTTGGAGTTGTTGTTTCTTTAAAAGTGGATAAAAAGGCTGTAATTAGAAACAAAATAAAAAGAATGTTTCGATCGATTATAAGAGAAGATTTAAGTAAGATAAAATCAGGTTTTGATTTTTTAATTTTAACTAGGCAAGGAATAAAGGATTTAACTTATGCAGAAGTTAAAAATAATTTTTTAAATATTTTAAAAAAGAAAAAATTAATTAATGATTAA
- the rpmH gene encoding 50S ribosomal protein L34, translating to MPKRTYQPNQRKRNKKHGFKKRMQTKAGKKILKNRRLKQRAKLTV from the coding sequence ATGCCAAAAAGAACATATCAACCTAACCAAAGAAAAAGAAACAAAAAACATGGATTCAAAAAAAGAATGCAAACAAAAGCAGGTAAGAAGATTCTAAAAAATAGAAGACTTAAACAAAGAGCAAAATTAACTGTCTAA
- a CDS encoding O-antigen ligase family protein gives MIYILISTIYSIFAWVKPKYALFCLLVFIPSYQIRFELLAIPMTFLEVMILILFIVCLIKKIIQVKKVYFILDKWAYLMLAWLLISLISIFVAPDLRAGAGIWKAYFLEPILLVIIFLALIKNKQDFNFALLSLVFSGFYISIYALFQKITGTGVLSTEAWGASQVLRVTGPFPHPNFLGLWLGPIIALSFGLIVFNFFQLKRLYSLFGVIFLIFSFLALIFARSEGAIIGALAGIIFIGLMHRQSRKIVVSVLLVGVLLFVVVAPINNYIISKVFFNDLSGQLRINIWQGAISLLKTSPVIGVGLSGYQTLIPDFQARYYHPDTNELISVETHPYPHNLFLSLWSEIGLLGWLLFIFIIIMFWHNAWQCIKKQEIYALSVMGAMLVVLVHGLVDTPYFKNDLAVLFWFLIALVIFLKQSLNTEH, from the coding sequence ATGATTTATATTTTAATATCAACAATTTACAGTATCTTTGCCTGGGTTAAGCCAAAATATGCTTTGTTTTGTTTATTAGTTTTTATTCCAAGTTATCAAATTAGGTTTGAGCTTTTAGCCATCCCAATGACTTTTTTAGAGGTAATGATTTTGATTTTATTTATAGTTTGTTTAATAAAAAAAATAATCCAAGTAAAAAAAGTTTATTTTATACTGGATAAATGGGCCTATTTAATGTTGGCTTGGTTGTTAATATCATTAATCTCAATTTTTGTAGCTCCTGATTTACGGGCTGGGGCCGGTATCTGGAAGGCCTATTTTTTAGAGCCAATTTTATTAGTCATAATATTTCTGGCTTTGATAAAAAATAAGCAAGATTTTAATTTTGCTTTACTTTCTTTAGTTTTCTCAGGATTTTATATTTCAATTTATGCTTTGTTTCAGAAAATCACTGGCACAGGCGTTTTAAGCACAGAGGCTTGGGGGGCATCGCAGGTATTAAGAGTAACCGGACCTTTCCCTCATCCTAATTTTTTAGGACTTTGGCTCGGACCTATCATTGCTTTGAGTTTTGGATTAATAGTTTTTAATTTTTTTCAATTAAAAAGATTGTACTCTTTGTTTGGTGTAATATTTTTAATATTTTCATTTTTAGCATTAATTTTTGCTCGATCAGAAGGAGCGATTATTGGAGCACTGGCAGGAATTATTTTTATTGGCTTAATGCACAGGCAATCTCGCAAAATAGTTGTTAGCGTTTTACTTGTTGGAGTTTTATTATTTGTAGTTGTCGCTCCAATTAATAATTATATTATTTCCAAAGTTTTTTTTAATGATTTATCAGGACAATTAAGAATTAATATCTGGCAAGGAGCAATTAGTTTATTAAAAACTAGCCCAGTCATTGGGGTAGGGCTAAGTGGTTATCAAACACTAATTCCTGATTTTCAAGCAAGGTATTATCATCCAGACACAAACGAATTGATTTCAGTTGAAACACATCCATATCCACATAATTTATTTTTAAGTTTGTGGTCAGAAATAGGCCTGCTCGGTTGGTTGCTATTTATATTTATAATAATAATGTTTTGGCATAATGCTTGGCAATGCATAAAAAAACAAGAAATATATGCATTAAGTGTTATGGGAGCAATGTTAGTTGTTCTTGTTCATGGATTAGTCGATACGCCATATTTTAAGAATGATTTGGCAGTTTTATTTTGGTTCTTAATAGCTTTAGTAATATTTTTAAAACAATCCTTGAACACTGAACATTGA
- a CDS encoding oligosaccharide flippase family protein, translating into MNLSKRIAKNTVIHFLGKLIGLFLSLLVFGFIARHLGQFGFGQFTIIIAYLQALAILADFGLYLIFIQMLSLPDINKKILISNFFTLRIILSSIVLFIGVLVAFFIPQYSKIVKIGIAITSLSFLTGSLIQLITGFFQKNMNMKIVARAEVLSRIILVCLIGLVVWLDYGIFLVLFAIIMAGIINFIFLYLSLKKTISITLKIDFNLWKNILKKAWPVGLSIIFTTIYFKGDTIILSLFKSPDQVGIYGASYRILEALIMFPPIFMGLVLSPLTRAWAKQNVQKFNQIFQKSFDFFVIIVFPLVISVYFFARQIMIFVAGQEFAIAAQPLKILIFAIGLIFFSSLVTYTIIAIEQQRKMLLFYGASALIALFGYFLFIPKYSYIGAAYITVLVEFLVTFFAFLIIYKTTKFLPLLQVFWKTTLASLVMIAWLIILTNINWILLLISSLIVYGLVLYSINTFSRDSFKNMLDFRN; encoded by the coding sequence ATGAATCTATCTAAAAGAATTGCCAAAAATACAGTTATTCATTTTTTAGGAAAGTTAATTGGACTTTTTTTAAGTTTACTTGTTTTTGGATTTATAGCAAGACATCTGGGTCAATTTGGATTCGGTCAATTTACTATTATAATAGCTTATCTTCAGGCCTTGGCTATTCTTGCAGATTTTGGTCTTTATTTGATTTTTATTCAAATGTTATCTTTGCCAGACATTAATAAAAAAATATTAATTAGTAATTTTTTTACTCTTAGAATTATTTTAAGTTCGATTGTACTTTTCATTGGAGTTTTGGTTGCTTTTTTCATTCCTCAGTATTCTAAAATTGTAAAAATAGGTATTGCTATTACTTCTCTTTCGTTTTTAACGGGTTCATTAATCCAATTAATTACAGGGTTTTTTCAAAAAAACATGAACATGAAGATTGTTGCCCGTGCAGAGGTTTTGTCTAGAATTATCTTGGTTTGCTTGATTGGATTGGTGGTTTGGCTGGATTATGGAATATTTTTAGTTTTATTTGCAATAATTATGGCTGGAATTATAAATTTTATTTTTCTTTATTTGTCATTAAAAAAAACAATTTCAATAACATTAAAAATAGATTTTAATTTATGGAAAAATATATTGAAGAAAGCTTGGCCAGTCGGTCTTTCAATTATTTTTACAACAATTTATTTTAAAGGCGATACAATTATCCTTTCTTTGTTTAAGAGTCCAGACCAAGTAGGTATTTATGGAGCATCTTATAGAATATTGGAGGCCTTAATTATGTTTCCTCCTATTTTTATGGGATTGGTTCTATCTCCTTTAACCAGGGCTTGGGCAAAGCAAAATGTACAAAAATTTAATCAAATTTTTCAAAAATCTTTTGATTTTTTCGTTATAATTGTTTTTCCTCTAGTAATTTCTGTTTATTTTTTTGCTAGACAAATAATGATTTTTGTGGCTGGGCAAGAATTTGCCATAGCTGCTCAACCGTTAAAAATATTAATTTTTGCGATTGGGTTAATATTCTTTAGCAGTTTAGTCACTTATACAATAATTGCAATCGAACAGCAGAGAAAAATGTTATTATTTTATGGAGCATCAGCCTTAATAGCTTTGTTTGGATATTTTCTTTTTATTCCGAAATATTCATATATTGGAGCTGCTTACATAACTGTTTTGGTAGAGTTCTTGGTTACTTTTTTTGCTTTCCTTATTATATATAAGACGACGAAATTTCTTCCTTTGTTACAAGTTTTTTGGAAAACAACTCTGGCTAGTTTAGTAATGATAGCATGGTTAATAATTTTGACTAATATTAATTGGATTTTATTGTTAATTAGTTCTCTAATAGTTTATGGCCTAGTTTTGTATTCCATAAATACATTTTCAAGGGATAGTTTTAAAAATATGCTTGATTTTAGAAATTAA
- the clpP gene encoding ATP-dependent Clp endopeptidase proteolytic subunit ClpP — MHLVPTVVEKSSTGERAYDIYSRLLKERIIFLGDEITDGLANTIIAQLLFLESEDEKKDIKIYINSPGGSVTAGMAIYDTIQYIKPKIMTICIGIAASMGAVLLSGGSKGKRCALPNAEIMLHQVMGGTQGQASDIKIRAEHILKIRDNLNKILAKHTGQKISKIQKDIDRDFFMSAVQAKKYGLIDKIIK; from the coding sequence ATGCATCTCGTTCCAACAGTTGTAGAAAAGTCTTCTACCGGAGAACGGGCTTATGATATTTATTCCCGGCTTTTGAAAGAAAGAATTATTTTTCTTGGAGATGAAATTACAGATGGTTTGGCGAATACTATAATAGCTCAACTTTTATTTTTAGAAAGCGAAGACGAAAAAAAAGACATCAAAATTTATATTAATAGTCCAGGAGGATCAGTAACAGCTGGCATGGCTATTTATGATACAATTCAATACATTAAACCAAAAATAATGACTATTTGTATTGGAATTGCAGCTTCTATGGGAGCAGTTCTGCTGTCAGGAGGAAGTAAAGGAAAGCGTTGTGCTCTGCCTAATGCAGAAATAATGTTACACCAAGTAATGGGTGGAACACAAGGACAAGCATCTGATATTAAGATTAGAGCTGAGCACATTTTAAAAATAAGAGACAATCTTAATAAAATTTTAGCTAAACACACAGGACAAAAAATAAGCAAAATTCAAAAAGATATTGATAGAGATTTTTTTATGTCTGCTGTTCAAGCTAAGAAATATGGATTGATTGACAAAATTATAAAGTAA
- the yidD gene encoding membrane protein insertion efficiency factor YidD yields the protein MIKFIVLKIIRFYQKIFSIDQGLLSFFYHGPGICKFQPTCSEYAYLAVKKYGVIRGGLKAAGRIFRCHPWSDGGNDKP from the coding sequence ATGATTAAATTCATTGTTTTAAAAATAATTCGTTTTTATCAAAAAATATTTTCTATTGATCAAGGATTGTTATCTTTTTTTTATCATGGTCCGGGAATATGTAAGTTCCAACCTACCTGCTCAGAGTATGCTTATTTAGCAGTAAAAAAATATGGGGTTATAAGAGGAGGACTAAAAGCAGCTGGTAGAATCTTTAGATGTCATCCTTGGTCTGACGGAGGAAACGATAAACCATAA
- a CDS encoding NUDIX hydrolase has translation MFYKFCSKCGNKLVKKINHEKASRQYCNRCDLFFYQNSRPCVTAIIVKQDKILLTKRGIDPYKGFWDLPGGFLEEGEHPKTGIKREVKEELGVEIKLDKIIGFFIDKYLSAGKDLYTLNVCYLSKITKGNIIPASDVKSVKWVNLDSLPKKFAFKNVIQAIESYKRLTKV, from the coding sequence ATGTTTTATAAATTTTGTTCAAAGTGCGGCAACAAGCTTGTTAAGAAAATAAATCACGAAAAAGCATCAAGGCAATATTGTAATAGGTGTGATTTATTTTTTTATCAAAATTCAAGACCATGTGTTACTGCTATTATTGTCAAACAAGATAAAATTTTATTAACAAAAAGAGGAATTGATCCATATAAGGGTTTTTGGGATTTGCCGGGCGGTTTTTTAGAAGAAGGAGAACATCCAAAAACTGGCATTAAGAGAGAAGTTAAGGAAGAGTTAGGAGTAGAAATAAAATTAGATAAAATAATAGGATTTTTTATTGATAAATATCTATCTGCTGGCAAAGATTTATACACTTTAAATGTTTGTTATCTATCAAAAATAACAAAAGGGAATATAATTCCAGCATCTGATGTTAAGAGTGTAAAATGGGTTAATCTTGACAGTCTCCCAAAAAAATTTGCTTTTAAAAACGTTATTCAGGCAATAGAATCTTATAAAAGGTTGACAAAAGTATAG
- a CDS encoding AAA family ATPase, whose amino-acid sequence MNYIICPKCSGTGFKQSNKCKQCLGIGAYVWFGGYVLFFKKSFKQGDIFYFWIKKISRIIVVFLLFVFGIIGILAFLKEKGLISYSCGLIGFNQNLSLIFWYSVLSDMYLFYIYEHLKENRQKSWPKSSRKHFNAPDNWDETHKVHKKFKIEIADAFSSNTTLFIQKAYSLAKKLKHEKIMPIHLLAVYLDSKDVIALINRLGIGSNVLKKKIDRFLKKMPKKKGQAPSYSLKLKKVILKAYILAGSKQRISLTSVDILESMISFDGLVKDIFYDIEIEPIHIKNACLWIDVYNQIREEQSKFASKARFKPKGPINRSYTAIATPNLDAYSYDLTQQARNRSIGMCIDRQAETKEVLRVLQTGKNGGILVGEPGVGKTTIINGIARKMVSEEMPKNLQDKRLVNLSISALISGASNQGEAEQRLQFVISEVARSGNIILFIKDIHNMVGIKTTQGELDLSEILAEAVKSGLVFVLATSTPSEYKRLIEGKELGNAFQKINIKEPDENTTIQILEYHSAYIESKQGVYFSYKAIDGAVRFSSQYLYEKFLPDKAINLLKETAIVVKNKNGQNAVVKIEDVAELISARTGISVTKLTAKESAKLLNLEEQIHEHLINQNEAVNMVSSALRRARTELRSANRPIVNLLFLGPTGVGKTELAKTVAHVYFGDRKKMIRLDMSEYQTKSSIERLTGSLQQDRQGQLTEAVRQNPSSLLLLDEIEKAHPDILNVFLQVMDDGRLTDAFGRTIKFNNIILISTSNAGTEFIQNEISKGTPVLDIQETLIREKLSPYFRPEFLNRYDGVVVFKPLGIKEVEQIAQLMLNKLTKQLEEKGIIFKTTEQGLVDIAKQGFDPLFGARPLRRVIQNKINNVLAKYLLEGKISRRDIVILEKKCKLRIEKADVL is encoded by the coding sequence ATGAATTATATTATTTGTCCTAAATGTAGCGGGACTGGATTTAAGCAGTCAAATAAGTGCAAGCAATGTCTTGGTATCGGCGCCTATGTTTGGTTTGGTGGCTATGTGTTATTTTTTAAAAAAAGTTTTAAACAAGGAGATATATTTTATTTCTGGATCAAGAAAATATCAAGAATAATAGTTGTTTTTTTATTATTTGTTTTTGGAATAATAGGAATACTTGCTTTTTTAAAGGAAAAGGGACTAATTTCTTATTCTTGCGGATTGATTGGGTTTAATCAAAATTTATCATTAATTTTTTGGTATTCAGTTTTGTCAGACATGTATTTATTTTATATTTATGAACATTTAAAAGAAAATAGGCAAAAATCTTGGCCAAAATCTTCTAGAAAACATTTTAATGCTCCAGATAATTGGGATGAAACACACAAGGTGCATAAAAAATTTAAAATAGAAATAGCTGATGCTTTTTCTTCTAATACTACTTTATTTATCCAAAAGGCATATTCTTTGGCAAAGAAATTAAAGCATGAGAAAATAATGCCAATCCATCTTTTAGCCGTTTACTTGGATTCCAAGGATGTGATAGCACTTATTAATCGACTTGGTATAGGTTCTAATGTTTTGAAGAAAAAAATTGATAGGTTTTTAAAGAAAATGCCAAAGAAAAAAGGACAAGCCCCAAGCTATTCTTTAAAATTAAAAAAAGTTATTTTAAAGGCCTATATATTAGCTGGTAGCAAGCAAAGGATTTCATTGACGTCAGTGGATATATTAGAATCAATGATTAGTTTTGATGGACTTGTTAAGGATATTTTTTATGATATAGAAATAGAGCCGATTCATATTAAGAACGCTTGTTTATGGATTGATGTTTATAATCAAATTAGAGAGGAACAGAGTAAGTTTGCTAGCAAGGCGCGATTCAAGCCAAAAGGCCCTATAAATCGTTCTTATACCGCAATTGCTACTCCTAACCTTGATGCATATAGTTATGATTTGACTCAGCAAGCCAGAAATAGAAGTATTGGCATGTGCATTGATAGGCAAGCAGAAACAAAAGAAGTTTTAAGAGTTCTTCAAACAGGCAAAAATGGTGGAATTTTAGTCGGAGAACCAGGCGTAGGCAAAACAACTATTATTAACGGGATTGCCAGAAAAATGGTTTCTGAAGAAATGCCAAAAAATTTACAAGACAAACGGTTAGTAAACTTAAGTATTTCTGCTTTAATATCTGGTGCATCTAATCAAGGAGAAGCAGAGCAAAGATTACAATTTGTTATTAGCGAGGTTGCTAGGTCTGGCAATATAATTCTTTTTATAAAAGACATTCATAATATGGTGGGAATTAAAACAACTCAAGGAGAGCTTGATCTTTCAGAGATTTTAGCAGAAGCAGTTAAATCAGGTTTAGTTTTTGTTTTAGCAACATCAACCCCTTCAGAATATAAGCGACTAATTGAAGGAAAGGAGCTTGGAAATGCTTTTCAAAAAATTAATATAAAAGAGCCAGATGAAAATACTACCATTCAAATTTTAGAATATCATTCAGCTTACATAGAATCAAAACAAGGGGTATATTTTTCATACAAGGCAATTGATGGAGCAGTTAGATTTTCAAGTCAATATTTATATGAAAAGTTTTTACCAGACAAGGCAATTAATTTATTAAAAGAAACAGCCATAGTTGTTAAAAATAAAAATGGACAGAATGCGGTAGTAAAAATTGAAGATGTTGCTGAGTTAATTTCAGCTAGAACAGGAATCTCTGTTACAAAACTTACGGCCAAAGAATCAGCCAAATTACTTAATTTAGAAGAACAAATACATGAACACTTAATAAATCAAAACGAAGCAGTCAATATGGTTTCTTCTGCATTGAGGAGGGCAAGGACAGAATTACGTAGTGCTAATCGGCCGATTGTTAATTTATTATTTTTAGGACCAACCGGAGTTGGTAAAACAGAGCTTGCTAAAACAGTGGCCCATGTTTATTTTGGTGACAGGAAAAAGATGATTAGATTAGATATGAGCGAATATCAAACCAAGTCAAGCATAGAACGTTTAACAGGGAGTTTACAACAAGACAGGCAAGGGCAATTAACAGAAGCAGTCAGACAAAATCCATCTTCTCTTCTTTTACTTGATGAAATAGAAAAAGCCCACCCAGATATTTTAAATGTATTTTTACAGGTCATGGATGATGGACGCCTAACAGATGCTTTTGGTAGAACAATTAAATTTAATAATATTATTTTAATTAGCACTTCTAATGCTGGCACAGAGTTTATTCAAAACGAAATAAGTAAGGGAACGCCAGTTTTAGATATTCAAGAGACATTAATTCGAGAAAAATTAAGTCCATATTTTCGTCCAGAGTTTTTGAATAGGTATGACGGTGTGGTTGTTTTTAAGCCACTAGGAATAAAAGAAGTCGAGCAAATTGCTCAATTAATGTTAAATAAATTAACAAAACAGCTAGAAGAAAAAGGAATTATTTTCAAAACAACAGAACAAGGGCTTGTGGATATTGCTAAACAAGGATTTGATCCTCTTTTTGGAGCACGCCCATTACGTAGAGTTATTCAAAATAAAATAAATAATGTGCTGGCAAAATATTTACTTGAAGGCAAAATATCTCGTAGAGATATTGTCATTTTAGAAAAAAAGTGTAAACTAAGAATAGAAAAAGCAGATGTTTTATAA
- a CDS encoding PRC-barrel domain-containing protein, with protein sequence MKLEKIINLPVYTESANYLGKIIDVEFDKDGDLLNYIVKSSNFIKNLFKGSLIINKIQVLSITDKKMIVQDNSLKEKQIVSAPVAR encoded by the coding sequence ATGAAATTAGAAAAAATTATAAATTTACCAGTTTACACAGAATCAGCCAATTATTTAGGAAAAATTATTGATGTCGAGTTTGACAAAGACGGCGATTTGTTGAATTATATAGTGAAGAGTAGTAATTTTATTAAAAATTTATTTAAAGGTAGTTTAATAATTAATAAAATTCAAGTTTTGTCTATTACTGACAAAAAAATGATTGTCCAAGATAATTCATTAAAAGAAAAGCAAATAGTCTCTGCTCCTGTAGCAAGATAA